CCCATGACAATTACAGAGGAAAAAAATTATAAggatttcatatatatatatatatatttgcagtGTCAAGTACTTTTACGCTATAAATGTTTTGATTTTTATTAGATAAGCTACCTTGTTTTTCAGGTTACTAATTCATATGAGCTTACAATTGTCCGTATATAGAAGTTAAACTCAACGAAAATAGATAATTAAACCTGTAAAATGGATAGAGCCCAAATGTATGCACGAGCATCGCTGTTGGCATAGCCAAAACCTTGGAGATCCACAATTACCACAAACTTTTCCCTACCTGGTGAGGTCCTGATTAATcaagaaaatcccaaaataaaaataattactgTATTAAGGCTGCATGATCTCGACTGCTTCTTTGAAAAGGCAAATTTGCCAAGTGAGAatattatattaattaattagataGTGTACCTTGAACACAGTTTGTCTAAAGCCAAGACCACAAATCCTGTAAATGAAAACAAAGTCTTGACTATAAATTAAGTAGCAGGCCAAGTACGTAGAACGgaataaagagaaagaaaacaaaaatcatACGTTTTAACTCGTCAAGACCACCTAGTTTATTCTGAAAATGTCTGCTACCTAAAATGACAGCAATAGGGCGTCCTTGTTTGTCCACTCCTTGCAAGAACATTTTGTTGTGTGCTATCTCATTTGGAGCCTCACTCGCTGAAATAGAACCATTTGGTGCAATGTGTTTCTTCCATTTAAGGCATTTCAACAACATTGCCGAAGCTTTGTCCACGTCCAGATCCATAGCATGAAGAAACCTTCTTATCTCAAAATCATCTACTTCCTGAAAACAATTGAcggaaaaaaaaaaatgaattacaAAATGGATTTTGAACCTAACTCAATCCAAAAATTAGCTTATGAAGTGAGGATGGTTCAAAACCATATAAGGAGTTTTCAATTAATGTTGGCCAGAAAGGTACATCAATTGCATGAACAATATAACATAGGAGCTCAACATGGAATAAATCAAGAATACTGATGGGTCTAACTCTAACCAGAAGCGGATGTAGAGTGGTGGTACAAAATTCACCTGAACCCAGTACTTTCGACGCGAAAcataaatttatgtataaaaatttattataattgcaaaatttatAGTTATGAACTCATAATTTAAACATACTAACGCTAAGAAACTTAAATATTGAACTCATcgaatttaaattctgaatctacCTCTAACATAGTAATTTAGAAAAATAAACATTACGCCAAATACATGCGCAAACGCCTGCTCCTAAGGTGAATATTTCCAAGACCCACAACATCTCATTCCTTTAAATAAAAGCGGTACACTTAAAAACCTCTTGCACTTGATCATTTTAACATAGAAAAATCTTGATGTTTTACTTGTAAACGGAAGGAAGAGAACTAATAAAGAGTGAGTCCTTGCTTTTCACTTTGCTTAATAGTAATATTCTTTTATTAATCTGTTTAAAAAttgataaatttttatatttcctTAATAAAAAGCTTTTACAACATACAAATATTATTATAActataaatttcaaaagtcttacTATAATTATACAAATGTTAACGACATGTTTAAGATTATAAATGTTaaagtcttttttttaaaaatatttatatcgAGTCAAACGAATTGAGAGAGAATACTATTCAATTACCTTGGATGAAGGATCTTGCTTTTCGACAAGAGCTCTCATAAGGCGAATCTTGTTCTTCTCTTCTTCACTGATTTTGTCATCGCATTGTACTTGGATATCCTGTGTTACTGATTCTTCTTCCTGCTGCAATTTTGTTTCAAAATGAATTCCATTATTGTTTAACTCCTTTGATACTGCCTTAACCTTTCCCTCCATCACTTTCTTTCTTGCACCAATAACAAAGTGATCTGCCTCAATTCATGGCTAACTTGGAGGAGGAATTTAAAAGGAGGAATATGGGGAGGCTAGAAAAATTAAGACTAATTAAGACTTTGCTGGAACCAGTAATAGCAATATGTTTGGTCAAATTTCTAATATCAACTTATTTTGAAacgaatttttttttgtaaagtgTTTTTCAAAATAATACTTTTGGTGGAAATCAATCTGTATTTGACTAATTAATCTTAAAAGAACTTTTGAGCAACAATTAATATATGACTAAtcttttaaaaagtgcttctatattttttttttaaaagtactttttaaaaatattttttttttttcaaaagaaactacttttttctatTTATTAGAAACTGCTttcttctcaaaagtatttttggcaacaacaaaagaaagtcaaacaCGCTATTATCAAATGGGACCGCAGTAAATGTAATTGAGTATCTATATACTTGTATTCTAGCTCGTATGGCATCCGAATATTATATGTTGTATATGATAGGATTTCTCTATCCTGTTAGAGAATGCAAAAAATTCTGATAGGAGGTACAAATCCGAATTAATTGGTTTTGGATACCATATGatggtaaaaaaaataaaaaaatcatgcTAGATAAAGGTAGAACTGCAATTTAAgtgcactatatatatatatattattttatttttatttttttgggtatGTACGTGTTTGTTTTCGTGTGTTAACTCATCCAACCTAACTTAAAATTGAGGATATTTGATATGTTCTTGGAAGAAAGATGTTGCTTTTCAACTCGAGCTCTCATCCACATGTTATATGTTAGATCAGATCTGCCTCTAATATTAATGCAATTGGAAACCATATATAAGCAGAGGCGCAGCCAGGATTTCAATCTTAtgagttttgaattttgaaactaCGATTTCAAGTGTTAATGATtgagttctaaatttaatattatACATATTTTATGAATTCAAAATACTAAATACACTGTTTGAACAAAAtttactgggttcggccgaactcaTAGGTCAGCTTGTGCCTCTGTCCCTGTATATAAGTCTATCCTGGAAAGATATATCGTACAAATATAGGGTTGGCTGGGAAGTGAGAGTTCACCTACTTACCTAACTCATACTAGTAGCTTTAACTAAAGAGTCTAAGACCACTTCGTCGAACCTCTTTTTGCATTCAATGTTCATGTTCTATGGTGTTGTATCTAAGGCCTATGAGTGTAAATATATTCAAAAGAGTAATCATGATAATTTTGATCTGTTTTCTATAGATCTAACGTAGATCACAACCAAGTCGCACCCTCCCTAAaaggaggaaaaagaaaagaaaatttaggAGAGTTTTTGAAAAGCTAATTATTCAAGAAGTCTTCGGggaaaaaaattgagaaaacttGTGTGTCAGGATTAATTCTGATTTTTTGCTTCAAAAGCATTGCTTGTTTTTGGATAGAGATCTAATTTCGGGAAATCAAATTTTGCTTTTTCTAACTAaacaaaattgatttttttttagtttcaaaaAATGTTTTTGAATCTTTTTCCTAAAATAAATAGTTAATTCGTGTAACTCAGAAGTTGAGAAATACAAATCTACCATGCTCCTAGTTAACGGATGTAAAtgtctttaaaaaattattttcctacaaaaataattatattt
This DNA window, taken from Nicotiana tabacum cultivar K326 chromosome 4, ASM71507v2, whole genome shotgun sequence, encodes the following:
- the LOC107805600 gene encoding uncharacterized protein LOC107805600 isoform X2 — its product is MEGKVKAVSKELNNNGIHFETKLQQEEESVTQDIQVQCDDKISEEEKNKIRLMRALVEKQDPSSKEVDDFEIRRFLHAMDLDVDKASAMLLKCLKWKKHIAPNGSISASEAPNEIAHNKMFLQGVDKQGRPIAVILGFVVLALDKLCSRTSPGREKFVVIVDLQGFGYANSDARAYIWALSILQDCYPERLEKILGVKIPYLFWTLWKIVSPFIDNKTKKKIMFVENKRLMTTLLQDIDESQLPEIYGGKMPLVPIHEA
- the LOC107805600 gene encoding uncharacterized protein LOC107805600 isoform X1, giving the protein MEGKVKAVSKELNNNGIHFETKLQQEEESVTQDIQVQCDDKISEEEKNKIRLMRALVEKQDPSSKEVDDFEIRRFLHAMDLDVDKASAMLLKCLKWKKHIAPNGSISASEAPNEIAHNKMFLQGVDKQGRPIAVILGSRHFQNKLGGLDELKRFVVLALDKLCSRTSPGREKFVVIVDLQGFGYANSDARAYIWALSILQDCYPERLEKILGVKIPYLFWTLWKIVSPFIDNKTKKKIMFVENKRLMTTLLQDIDESQLPEIYGGKMPLVPIHEA